The Acidobacteriota bacterium genome has a segment encoding these proteins:
- the kaiC gene encoding circadian clock protein KaiC: MTQKTKTRPPSSLTLPKALTGIQGLDEITGGGLPCGRPTLVSGGAGSGKTMFGLEFLVRGATQYGETGVFISFEETIPDLAKNAASLGFDLHGLVADKKLFLDHVHISRSEIAETGEYDLDGLFIRIADAVKRVGARRVVLDTIEALFSELPNPGILRAEIRRLFGWLKDQGLTTVITAERDRPDKLTRHGIEEFVSDCVIVLDHRIREEISTRRLRIVKYRGSTHGTNEYPFLIDEHGISVLPISSLGLDHAAPAERISTGIDRLDGMMGGKGFYRGSSILMSGTSGTGKTSVAAHFVDAACRRGERCLYFAFEESPKQVIRNMRSIGIDLEPWVSKGLLQFHAARPTYGGIEEVLLVTHKQISAFKPSIVVVDPITNLLMVSTLNEVRSMLTRLVDFLKTQEITAIFASLTAAGGDLEASEADVSSLMDTWLLLKAVEVGGERNRALYVLKSRGMEHSNQIREFVLTNDGLRMLDVYLGPEGVLTGSARMSQEGREKAASTFRSQQLQGRGRELDRKRQIFEARMTMLRAEFEVEEEIIQQSIAESKLLDAELLQDRGQMVRSREADTSAYKKVGSAPAARKR, encoded by the coding sequence ATGACACAAAAGACGAAGACAAGGCCACCATCTTCCCTGACGCTCCCGAAGGCCCTCACGGGCATCCAGGGTCTGGACGAAATCACCGGGGGAGGGTTGCCATGCGGACGGCCCACGCTGGTCAGCGGAGGCGCCGGCTCCGGAAAGACGATGTTCGGACTGGAGTTCCTGGTTCGGGGCGCCACGCAATACGGCGAAACCGGCGTGTTCATCTCGTTCGAGGAGACAATCCCGGACCTGGCCAAGAACGCCGCTTCCCTGGGCTTTGATCTGCACGGGCTCGTGGCCGACAAGAAGCTCTTCCTGGACCACGTGCACATTTCGCGAAGCGAGATTGCGGAAACCGGGGAATATGACCTCGACGGTTTGTTTATTCGCATTGCCGATGCCGTCAAGAGGGTCGGGGCTCGGCGAGTCGTCCTGGACACCATTGAAGCGCTGTTCAGCGAGTTGCCGAACCCGGGTATCCTGCGCGCCGAAATCCGCCGCCTGTTCGGCTGGCTCAAGGACCAGGGACTCACCACGGTCATTACCGCCGAGCGGGACCGGCCCGACAAGCTGACCCGGCACGGCATTGAGGAGTTCGTTTCAGATTGCGTGATCGTCCTGGACCATCGTATTCGGGAGGAGATCTCGACCCGGCGCCTGCGCATCGTCAAGTACCGCGGATCGACTCACGGCACGAACGAGTACCCCTTCCTCATTGATGAGCACGGCATTTCGGTCCTGCCGATTTCCTCGCTGGGCCTGGACCATGCGGCGCCCGCCGAACGCATCTCGACGGGTATCGACCGGCTCGACGGCATGATGGGCGGCAAGGGCTTCTATCGGGGCAGCAGCATTCTGATGTCCGGCACCTCCGGCACCGGCAAGACGAGCGTGGCGGCACATTTCGTGGATGCGGCCTGCCGCCGCGGCGAGCGCTGTTTATATTTTGCTTTCGAGGAATCGCCCAAGCAGGTCATTCGCAATATGCGTTCGATCGGCATCGACCTCGAACCCTGGGTCAGCAAAGGGCTCCTGCAATTCCATGCGGCGCGTCCCACCTACGGGGGAATCGAAGAAGTCCTGTTAGTGACCCACAAACAAATCTCCGCCTTCAAGCCCAGCATCGTGGTGGTGGACCCGATTACCAATCTGCTCATGGTCAGCACCCTGAACGAAGTGCGGTCCATGCTCACGCGGCTGGTCGATTTTCTGAAGACGCAGGAGATCACGGCGATATTCGCCAGTTTGACAGCGGCAGGCGGCGACCTGGAAGCGAGCGAGGCGGACGTCTCCTCCCTCATGGACACCTGGCTCCTGCTGAAAGCCGTTGAGGTCGGGGGAGAGCGGAACCGCGCGCTCTACGTGCTGAAATCGCGAGGCATGGAGCATTCCAACCAGATTCGCGAATTCGTGCTCACCAACGACGGCCTCCGCATGCTGGACGTGTACCTCGGGCCCGAGGGCGTGCTGACCGGTTCCGCCCGGATGTCACAGGAAGGGCGCGAGAAAGCCGCAAGCACATTCCGCAGCCAGCAACTGCAGGGCCGCGGGCGCGAACTGGACCGCAAGCGCCAGATCTTCGAAGCCCGCATGACCATGCTCCGGGCGGAGTTTGAAGTGGAAGAAGAGATCATTCAACAGAGCATCGCCGAATCGAAATTACTCGACGCGGAACTGTTGCAGGACCGCGGGCAGATGGTGCGCAGCCGGGAAGCCGACACCTCTGCCTACAAGAAGGTGGGGAGCGCGCCAGCCGCGCGGAAACGCTGA
- a CDS encoding Crp/Fnr family transcriptional regulator, which yields MAAGKKTLVRPIRLPIGARARRVPVDEPEATVVVTTKNAPVGWEGLLTQSSRGKTALECGDNHTIFMQGQPADSLYLLLRGKVRLAATTQGGKEAIVATLGSGQFFGEGCLAGQPSRVVTATSVGDCTLTRFEKPTLARMLHEEPGLAETFVTHLLSRLVRYEADLIDQMFNSSEKRLARMLLLLSHFGKDSTTETVVAGINQEHLAQMVGTTRSRINVFMNRFRKLGFIDYSSEAGLTVHRGLLSVLQD from the coding sequence GTGGCAGCAGGCAAGAAGACGTTGGTTCGGCCGATCCGATTGCCCATTGGCGCTCGGGCACGACGTGTGCCCGTCGACGAGCCGGAGGCGACCGTCGTGGTGACGACGAAGAACGCACCAGTCGGATGGGAAGGCCTTCTGACTCAAAGCTCCAGGGGCAAGACCGCGTTGGAATGCGGCGACAACCACACGATCTTCATGCAGGGACAGCCTGCGGATTCCCTGTACTTGCTCCTGCGAGGCAAGGTGAGGCTCGCGGCGACCACACAGGGCGGCAAGGAAGCGATTGTCGCGACGCTCGGTTCCGGTCAGTTCTTCGGGGAAGGATGCCTCGCCGGTCAGCCGTCGCGCGTGGTCACGGCGACTTCCGTGGGAGACTGCACGCTAACCAGGTTTGAGAAGCCGACCCTGGCACGAATGCTCCACGAAGAGCCGGGACTCGCGGAGACTTTTGTCACGCATCTGCTTTCCCGACTCGTCCGGTACGAAGCGGATCTGATCGACCAGATGTTCAACTCCAGCGAGAAGCGCCTGGCTCGGATGCTCCTGCTGCTGTCGCATTTTGGGAAGGACAGCACGACCGAAACGGTCGTGGCCGGCATCAATCAGGAACACCTGGCGCAGATGGTCGGCACGACCCGGTCGCGGATCAACGTGTTCATGAACAGGTTCAGGAAGCTCGGCTTCATCGATTACAGCAGTGAAGCCGGACTGACGGTCCATCGTGGCCTTCTCAGCGTCCTGCAGGACTAG
- a CDS encoding DUF2283 domain-containing protein, translated as MNTPYLEVTYRRGRAIAAYYYLPRRPGQRSMRTRRVEAGLLVDYARGGRPIGVEITNPGALSVAAFNRVLRELGFASVSREDVAPLIAA; from the coding sequence ATGAACACCCCGTATCTTGAAGTGACGTATCGCCGAGGGCGAGCGATCGCGGCCTACTACTACCTGCCGCGCCGTCCCGGTCAACGCAGCATGCGAACACGGCGGGTGGAGGCTGGCCTGTTGGTCGACTACGCCAGGGGCGGTCGGCCGATCGGCGTGGAAATCACCAACCCCGGCGCCCTCTCGGTGGCCGCGTTCAATCGGGTGTTGCGAGAACTCGGCTTCGCATCGGTGAGCCGGGAGGACGTAGCTCCGCTCATTGCTGCCTGA
- a CDS encoding HipA domain-containing protein codes for MMRAVRKAEARVIRIGRGRATRYGLRELWPGLDASRFPVFRILENGVARSAGEVLTLASRQTVWMPAGAVSDGLPIEIADARPSGFLGRHFAAIHADLRLPTRLADWSDHHVLIAMSRRGEDLPGNLILGDESFARWQALDTGAKTHDDYPELAEATMAGHPPGSSAGGERPKFGVFVDRRHRLIKFAARSADAVARRWCDLLAMEALALDVVSSHGVSAARTQVVETPSHRFLESERFDRLGARGRIAVLSLAAVCNDPAHSWARAAVELRNAGRLSDEDARRLRWLDAFGAFIGNTDRHQFNILLFPDGSSFRLAPAFDQVSMLYAPLADGQVRARTFALPRAASDTLDVWDDARTAAREFWGRASHDRRLSGDIRVVCSVNEVRLAAAVPPQPKR; via the coding sequence ATGATGCGAGCCGTCCGCAAAGCCGAGGCGCGTGTAATCCGCATCGGTCGAGGACGAGCCACACGCTATGGCTTGCGCGAGTTGTGGCCCGGCCTCGACGCGTCGCGGTTCCCAGTGTTTCGCATACTTGAAAACGGCGTCGCTCGTTCGGCGGGCGAGGTGCTCACCCTGGCATCGCGTCAGACAGTCTGGATGCCAGCCGGTGCGGTGTCCGACGGACTGCCCATCGAAATCGCAGATGCGCGGCCTTCGGGTTTCCTGGGCCGACACTTCGCTGCAATTCACGCCGATCTTCGGTTGCCGACGCGTCTGGCTGACTGGTCTGATCATCATGTTCTCATCGCCATGTCGAGACGCGGCGAAGATCTGCCAGGCAATCTGATCCTCGGCGACGAATCATTTGCGCGATGGCAAGCGCTTGACACCGGTGCGAAAACGCACGACGACTATCCCGAACTGGCAGAAGCGACGATGGCCGGGCATCCGCCCGGTTCATCGGCCGGCGGTGAGCGGCCGAAATTCGGGGTGTTTGTTGACAGACGTCACCGGCTCATCAAGTTCGCCGCCCGCTCCGCAGATGCTGTGGCGAGGCGGTGGTGTGACTTGCTTGCCATGGAAGCGTTGGCGCTCGACGTGGTTTCATCGCACGGCGTGTCGGCGGCCCGCACGCAAGTCGTGGAGACGCCTTCGCACCGGTTCCTCGAGAGCGAGCGATTTGATCGGCTTGGGGCGCGTGGACGCATTGCTGTGCTGAGCCTGGCCGCGGTCTGCAACGATCCGGCGCACTCCTGGGCCCGGGCGGCGGTCGAGCTGAGAAACGCCGGTCGCCTGTCTGATGAAGACGCGCGTCGCCTTCGATGGCTTGATGCCTTTGGCGCGTTTATCGGGAATACCGATCGACATCAGTTCAACATCCTCTTGTTCCCCGATGGTTCGAGTTTCCGGCTCGCGCCGGCGTTCGATCAGGTCTCGATGCTGTACGCGCCTTTGGCCGACGGCCAAGTGCGCGCGAGGACGTTTGCGTTGCCGAGGGCGGCTTCCGACACGCTGGACGTCTGGGACGACGCTCGCACGGCGGCACGAGAGTTCTGGGGACGCGCAAGCCACGACCGTCGTTTGTCAGGTGACATTCGCGTCGTCTGCTCCGTGAATGAGGTTCGGCTTGCGGCTGCAGTGCCGCCGCAACCGAAGCGATGA
- a CDS encoding circadian clock KaiB family protein — protein sequence MATTRIKTRARPSKAAFESLKPAPVHRGAKPPGPKAWKLRLYVAGQTPKSICAFANLNVLCEKHLKGRYQIEVIDLLEHPEMARGNQIVAIPTLEIKLPQQVRKIIGDLSNTDRVLVGLALQPVD from the coding sequence ATGGCGACCACCAGGATCAAGACGCGGGCGCGGCCCAGTAAGGCCGCCTTCGAAAGCCTCAAGCCGGCCCCCGTCCATCGAGGGGCGAAGCCACCAGGACCGAAGGCGTGGAAGCTGAGACTCTACGTAGCGGGCCAGACACCCAAGTCGATTTGCGCCTTTGCCAACCTCAACGTGCTGTGTGAAAAGCACTTGAAGGGCCGCTATCAGATAGAAGTGATCGACCTGCTGGAGCATCCGGAGATGGCGCGCGGCAACCAGATCGTCGCCATTCCAACCCTGGAAATCAAGCTTCCGCAGCAAGTGCGAAAGATCATTGGAGACCTGTCCAACACCGATCGTGTGCTGGTGGGTCTGGCTCTGCAGCCGGTTGACTAG
- a CDS encoding DUF4386 family protein, with translation MLGFGGASAIAVGMLNILTGVTHFLLPRAQLRGAGGVTAAFFQSLSESSLVFSLHYWIVVALSLLTLAVIVAFLSLLREQLTGPLCWAAVVGFLGAALATIDFAYVAVEAPRLAKLFMSASPDVQSLLLVVGMPHIDPCFFAWGLMGVFALTVNAAALRRRLVPRSLGYIGLVGGVLFLLVFVGSLSRSSWLIDFSVGLGALAVGPVWYFWIGFVLRARGRSEELARHEI, from the coding sequence GTGCTTGGGTTCGGTGGTGCATCAGCAATTGCTGTCGGCATGCTCAACATTCTTACAGGGGTGACGCACTTTTTGCTGCCGCGGGCTCAACTTCGAGGTGCCGGCGGCGTCACTGCAGCGTTCTTTCAGTCACTCTCTGAGAGCTCATTGGTCTTCTCGCTTCACTACTGGATTGTCGTCGCTCTCTCGCTGCTGACGCTCGCGGTTATCGTGGCCTTCCTCTCATTGCTTCGTGAACAGCTCACGGGACCTCTGTGTTGGGCGGCGGTTGTGGGCTTCCTCGGGGCGGCACTGGCAACAATCGATTTTGCCTATGTCGCCGTGGAGGCGCCCCGGCTGGCGAAGCTGTTCATGAGTGCCTCACCCGATGTACAGTCGCTATTGCTCGTCGTTGGTATGCCTCACATCGATCCGTGCTTCTTCGCGTGGGGCCTCATGGGGGTATTCGCGCTGACCGTAAACGCCGCAGCGCTACGCCGGAGGCTCGTTCCCCGCTCACTTGGGTACATCGGCCTTGTCGGCGGCGTGCTGTTTCTCCTTGTGTTTGTGGGATCGCTTTCACGATCTTCGTGGCTGATTGATTTCTCTGTAGGGTTGGGAGCGCTCGCCGTTGGCCCGGTATGGTACTTCTGGATTGGATTCGTGCTCAGGGCCAGAGGTCGATCCGAGGAATTGGCTCGACATGAGATATGA
- a CDS encoding HipA domain-containing protein codes for MVGRTTLSGIQRKISIDLAVERGALRLVLGAGHFILKPQAQTFPEIPQNELLTTRMAEHVGIDVPPCGLVRLRDNTLAYIVRRFDRLQDKRKLRQEDFCQLAEKPPKDKYEGSGELCVRLLRRYASEPLVDVLRLYRLMVFSWWTGNGDMHLKNFSLLTGDDDLHRLSPAYDLICTRLVIPGDQLALSVGGKCEHLTREDWLAFAKYGGVPDRSAQRILATIVSSLDACLQMIDRSFLSSAFTDAYRDLLRERAAVLAA; via the coding sequence ATGGTCGGACGTACTACTCTGTCGGGCATCCAGCGGAAGATCTCGATCGACTTGGCGGTCGAGCGGGGAGCGTTGCGACTGGTGCTTGGAGCCGGTCACTTCATTCTGAAGCCACAAGCGCAGACGTTTCCAGAAATTCCCCAGAATGAACTGCTGACGACGCGGATGGCGGAGCACGTGGGGATCGACGTTCCGCCCTGTGGTCTCGTCCGTTTGCGTGACAACACACTCGCGTACATCGTTCGGCGGTTCGATCGTCTTCAGGATAAGCGGAAACTGCGCCAGGAAGATTTCTGCCAGCTTGCGGAAAAGCCGCCCAAGGATAAGTACGAGGGCTCGGGTGAACTGTGCGTTCGGCTGCTCCGTCGCTACGCGAGCGAGCCGCTGGTTGACGTGTTGCGCCTGTACCGCTTGATGGTGTTCTCGTGGTGGACGGGCAACGGTGACATGCATCTGAAGAACTTCTCGCTGTTGACCGGCGACGATGACCTGCATCGACTCTCTCCAGCCTACGACCTCATATGTACAAGGCTGGTCATCCCCGGTGATCAGCTCGCGTTGTCGGTAGGCGGCAAGTGTGAACACCTCACACGCGAGGACTGGTTGGCTTTCGCCAAATATGGGGGAGTTCCTGATCGATCGGCGCAGCGCATCTTAGCGACGATTGTATCGTCGCTGGACGCGTGTCTGCAGATGATTGACCGGTCTTTCCTCAGTAGCGCATTCACGGACGCCTATCGCGATCTGCTGCGAGAGCGGGCAGCCGTTCTTGCAGCGTGA
- a CDS encoding M28 family peptidase, with protein sequence MKKVSVLCLCVFVAGAAPAQRFTGYTIASTAREAEIERTLKSLPSPESVRTFHRYLTAEPHPAGSERNFELARYVADAWKRQGWQDVTIHRYDVYNSSPRQITLEMVEPVRYTAGLREAAYDVDPDTKNPRVSGGYLAMSASGEVTAPLVYARGGNPEDYDLLQKQGIDVRGKVVIVRYSNPYSYRGFKALTAERRGAAALIIYSDPAEDGFTKGAVFPDGPWGPETHLQRGAITYDFIVPGDPLTPGWASTEGARRIKPEEAQSVPKIMATVMSWHDAKPLLEQMDGPEAPKEWQGGLPITYRLGGGRVKVHLKVDMDNSVKPNYVVEARLRGTDVPDEWVLLGNHRDAWEFGGVDPSSGTASMLELTRALGEMAKNGTRPRRTLVVCSWDGEEVGLTGSTEWGEQFAADLARKLVAYINVDSSASGPNFQGSAVGSLAPLLVEVSRTLDDPAGTSLYDAWKKSAATDSARFAATGGGERKAAVDDESLVDTRIGSGSDHTVFLNALGRPVVGLTFDGPYGVYHSVYDDYFWINHFGDPGYRYHTLMSQLWGVLALRLANADVLPLDFGFYGRDIAKFLKELCGAGVPSGTAGGATSVGCRAGELDLGPAIAAAEGFAAAGRELKQAIDVALAAGPLDQKKAAALNRRILDVEANWLSPEGIPGRPWFKHMIYAARYTYAHLELPGITEAVEKQDWTTARAETAKLVHALARNTTLVGDAVVNLKNP encoded by the coding sequence ATGAAAAAGGTCTCCGTGCTGTGCCTGTGTGTCTTCGTGGCTGGCGCCGCGCCGGCTCAGCGTTTCACCGGCTACACCATTGCGTCGACCGCGCGGGAGGCCGAGATCGAGCGGACGCTCAAGTCGCTGCCGTCGCCCGAGAGCGTGCGCACGTTCCACCGTTATCTCACCGCCGAGCCACACCCGGCCGGGTCCGAGCGGAACTTCGAACTGGCGCGTTATGTCGCCGACGCGTGGAAGCGTCAGGGCTGGCAGGATGTCACCATTCACCGCTACGACGTCTACAACTCCTCGCCCCGCCAGATCACGCTGGAGATGGTGGAACCCGTGCGCTACACCGCCGGGCTGCGCGAAGCGGCCTACGACGTCGATCCGGATACGAAGAACCCGCGCGTCAGCGGAGGCTATCTCGCCATGTCGGCGTCGGGCGAGGTGACGGCTCCGCTGGTGTATGCGCGCGGCGGCAATCCTGAGGACTATGACCTGTTGCAGAAGCAGGGCATCGACGTTCGCGGCAAGGTGGTGATTGTCCGCTACTCGAATCCGTACAGCTACCGCGGGTTCAAAGCGCTGACCGCCGAGAGGCGCGGTGCGGCCGCGCTCATCATCTACTCCGATCCGGCCGAAGATGGTTTCACGAAGGGCGCGGTCTTTCCCGATGGCCCCTGGGGGCCGGAGACGCACCTCCAGCGGGGCGCGATCACGTACGACTTCATCGTGCCCGGGGATCCGCTGACGCCTGGATGGGCCTCGACCGAGGGCGCTCGCCGCATCAAGCCTGAAGAGGCGCAGTCGGTGCCGAAGATCATGGCGACCGTGATGTCGTGGCACGACGCGAAGCCGCTGCTCGAGCAGATGGACGGCCCCGAGGCCCCGAAGGAGTGGCAGGGGGGCCTGCCGATCACCTATCGGCTCGGCGGCGGGCGGGTGAAGGTCCACCTCAAGGTGGACATGGACAACAGCGTCAAACCCAACTACGTCGTCGAGGCGCGTCTGCGCGGCACCGACGTGCCGGACGAGTGGGTGCTCCTCGGCAATCACCGCGACGCGTGGGAGTTCGGCGGCGTGGATCCCTCGAGCGGCACCGCGTCCATGCTGGAGCTGACGCGCGCGCTCGGCGAAATGGCGAAGAACGGGACACGGCCGCGTCGCACGCTTGTCGTCTGCAGCTGGGACGGCGAGGAAGTCGGCCTCACCGGTTCGACCGAATGGGGCGAGCAGTTCGCCGCCGACCTCGCACGCAAGCTCGTCGCCTACATCAACGTCGACTCGTCGGCGTCGGGCCCGAACTTCCAGGGCAGTGCGGTGGGCTCGCTGGCGCCGCTGCTGGTCGAGGTCAGCCGCACGCTCGACGATCCGGCCGGCACGTCGCTGTACGACGCGTGGAAGAAGTCGGCTGCGACGGACTCCGCGCGATTCGCGGCCACCGGCGGTGGCGAGCGCAAGGCGGCCGTAGACGATGAGTCGCTGGTGGACACGCGAATCGGCAGCGGCTCCGACCACACCGTGTTCCTGAATGCACTCGGGCGGCCCGTTGTCGGCCTGACGTTCGACGGGCCGTATGGCGTGTATCACTCGGTGTACGACGACTACTTCTGGATCAATCACTTCGGCGATCCCGGCTACCGCTATCACACGCTGATGTCGCAGCTCTGGGGCGTGCTCGCGCTGCGGCTGGCCAACGCCGACGTCCTGCCCCTCGACTTCGGTTTCTACGGCCGCGACATCGCGAAGTTCTTGAAGGAACTATGCGGGGCCGGCGTTCCGTCTGGCACGGCTGGCGGCGCAACGTCGGTTGGGTGCCGCGCTGGAGAACTGGATCTCGGTCCCGCGATCGCTGCAGCGGAGGGGTTTGCCGCCGCGGGCCGCGAGCTGAAGCAGGCTATTGACGTGGCGCTCGCCGCCGGCCCGCTCGACCAGAAGAAGGCCGCCGCGCTGAACAGGCGCATCCTGGATGTGGAAGCAAACTGGCTGTCCCCGGAGGGCATCCCCGGCCGCCCGTGGTTCAAGCACATGATCTACGCCGCGCGCTACACGTACGCGCATCTCGAACTGCCCGGCATCACCGAGGCGGTTGAGAAGCAGGATTGGACGACCGCCCGTGCCGAGACAGCGAAGCTCGTGCACGCCCTTGCCAGGAACACCACGCTTGTCGGCGACGCTGTCGTGAATCTGAAAAACCCGTGA
- a CDS encoding CoA-transferase subunit beta, which translates to MTDSRAFTADEMMTVASARLLWDGCVCFVGIGLPSAAANLARFTQAPNIVLIYESGTVGARPNVLPLSIGDGELADTATAVVPLPEIFAYWLQAGRIDVGFLGAAQIDRFGNLNSTVIGDYARPKTRLPGGGGAPEIATSARQVFVVLKQSARSFVPALDFRSSAGFLSGHGSRARSGARGDGPQVIITDIGVLKPEAGSDELQFVARYEHTTVGQAVKATGWPLKVADRVDVVAPPTDDELRILRDLHERTRLAHSRPVALPI; encoded by the coding sequence ATGACCGACTCCAGAGCGTTCACCGCGGACGAGATGATGACGGTGGCCTCGGCGCGGCTGTTGTGGGACGGCTGCGTGTGCTTCGTGGGCATCGGTTTGCCGTCGGCGGCGGCGAATCTCGCGCGCTTCACGCAGGCGCCGAACATCGTGCTCATTTACGAATCGGGCACCGTTGGCGCGCGGCCTAACGTGCTGCCGCTTTCCATCGGCGATGGCGAGCTTGCCGACACCGCCACGGCTGTCGTCCCGCTTCCCGAGATCTTCGCCTACTGGCTGCAGGCTGGTCGGATCGATGTGGGCTTTCTGGGTGCGGCACAGATTGACCGCTTCGGCAATCTCAACAGCACCGTCATCGGCGACTATGCCAGGCCCAAGACCCGGCTGCCCGGAGGCGGCGGCGCTCCAGAGATCGCGACCAGCGCCAGACAGGTGTTCGTCGTGCTCAAGCAGTCTGCGCGCTCGTTCGTGCCGGCACTGGACTTTCGCAGCAGCGCCGGCTTTCTGAGCGGCCATGGTTCGCGCGCCCGATCCGGCGCACGCGGGGACGGGCCTCAGGTCATCATTACCGACATTGGGGTGCTCAAACCCGAGGCGGGAAGCGACGAGCTTCAGTTCGTGGCGCGCTACGAGCACACGACCGTGGGACAGGCCGTGAAGGCAACCGGCTGGCCGTTGAAGGTAGCCGACCGTGTGGACGTCGTTGCCCCGCCGACCGACGATGAGCTGAGGATCCTGAGGGATTTGCACGAACGTACGCGCCTGGCGCACAGCAGACCTGTTGCGCTCCCGATCTGA
- a CDS encoding circadian clock KaiB family protein, which translates to MKKLPTKSKAREPHYVLRLYVSRSTLKSKLAIENMKRVCEEHLNGRYDLEVIDIHEHANLARNEQIVAVPTLIKRLPLPLRRLVGDMSDLNKVLFGLDLRQQGS; encoded by the coding sequence ATGAAGAAACTCCCGACGAAGTCCAAGGCCCGCGAGCCCCACTACGTTCTGCGTTTGTATGTCAGCCGATCCACATTGAAGTCAAAGCTGGCGATCGAGAACATGAAGCGGGTCTGTGAGGAGCACTTGAATGGCCGGTATGACCTCGAAGTCATCGACATTCACGAGCATGCGAATCTGGCCAGAAACGAACAGATTGTGGCGGTACCGACGCTCATCAAGCGGCTCCCGCTCCCGCTTCGAAGGCTCGTTGGCGACATGTCGGATCTGAACAAGGTGCTCTTTGGACTTGACCTCAGACAGCAGGGGTCATAG
- a CDS encoding CoA transferase subunit A, whose product MPVLGLKEALALHVHDGQSVALEGFTHLIPFAAGHELIRQGRKDLHLIRMTPDLIYDQMIGAGCARALTFSWGGNPGVGSLHRLRDAVENGWPAPLEITEHSHAGLAAAYTAGASHLPFGMLRGYIGTDLAAINPAIRSVTCPYTGEEIATVAAVNPDVTILHAQKADRHGNVLVRGIVGAQKEAGLAAKTLIVSVEEIVDELEAPMNAIVLPHWVVTAVACVPGGAYPSYAQGYYSRDNAFYLAWDDIARDRARFTEWINRHVRGTEDHAEFLRSVRMAEA is encoded by the coding sequence ATGCCCGTTCTCGGCCTCAAAGAAGCGCTCGCCTTGCACGTGCACGACGGGCAGAGCGTCGCGCTGGAAGGCTTCACGCATCTCATCCCGTTCGCCGCCGGTCACGAGCTCATCCGGCAGGGGCGGAAGGATCTCCATCTGATTCGGATGACGCCGGACCTCATCTACGATCAGATGATCGGCGCCGGCTGCGCCCGCGCTCTCACGTTCTCCTGGGGCGGAAACCCGGGCGTCGGATCGCTCCACAGACTTCGCGACGCCGTGGAGAACGGCTGGCCCGCGCCGCTGGAGATCACCGAGCACTCTCATGCCGGCCTCGCGGCCGCCTACACCGCCGGAGCCTCGCACCTGCCGTTCGGGATGCTGCGCGGGTACATCGGCACGGACCTGGCCGCCATCAATCCCGCCATTCGCAGCGTCACCTGCCCTTACACCGGAGAAGAGATTGCCACGGTCGCTGCCGTCAATCCTGATGTCACGATCCTGCACGCACAGAAGGCGGATCGACACGGCAACGTGCTCGTGCGGGGCATCGTCGGCGCGCAGAAGGAGGCTGGGCTCGCCGCGAAGACGCTCATCGTTTCGGTCGAAGAGATCGTCGACGAACTCGAGGCTCCGATGAACGCGATCGTGCTGCCCCACTGGGTGGTCACAGCCGTCGCGTGTGTTCCCGGCGGTGCCTATCCGTCTTACGCCCAGGGGTACTATTCGCGGGATAACGCTTTCTATCTGGCCTGGGATGACATCGCCCGCGATCGGGCGCGGTTCACCGAGTGGATCAATCGGCACGTGAGGGGAACCGAGGATCATGCGGAGTTCCTGCGCTCCGTCCGAATGGCGGAGGCGTGA
- a CDS encoding DUF4258 domain-containing protein, with translation MSSRRRWPPWWDWELEFSPHLLKRMEDRRFTEVDLRRMLEHATGNRRDAVAGRWIIQTRHSRRAWEVIVEPLTTEQLLLVVTAYPLENEKKAR, from the coding sequence TTGAGTAGTCGTCGTCGATGGCCGCCATGGTGGGACTGGGAATTGGAATTCAGTCCTCACCTGCTGAAGCGCATGGAAGACCGGCGCTTCACGGAAGTCGATCTCAGGCGTATGCTGGAACATGCGACCGGAAATCGGCGGGACGCGGTGGCTGGGCGATGGATCATCCAGACACGGCACAGTCGGCGGGCGTGGGAAGTGATTGTGGAACCACTGACGACCGAACAACTTCTTCTGGTCGTCACCGCGTACCCTCTCGAGAACGAGAAGAAGGCGAGATGA